A single region of the Paraburkholderia sprentiae WSM5005 genome encodes:
- a CDS encoding Nramp family divalent metal transporter — MNTDPFAMRPNRRRRLPGAPTRPAHWFSFLGAGALIAVGYIDPGNWATALGAGASYGYRLLGIVLLSSLMGMLMQWLSSRLGVVTGRDLAQLCRERNGRRATLFLWLTSEVAIIACDVAEVVGSAVALQLLLGVSLTVGVLMSAVCTFALLALQQKGGRRLEAVIAALIGFVGLCFVVQLALARPDWHAALAGAAPSLELIRSAGMLWLAAGIVGATVMPHNLYLHSALVKHHAPDGSDAQIKVALHVVNLDTFGSLAFAFVINAALLIVAAAVFYASGHRDVTDLADAHRLIAPLVGSRWAGILFATALLACGLSATVTGTLAGQTVMEGFLRLRLPRWKRALLTRALAIGPALLAVGMFGQHGSNQLLVASQVVLSLQLPLAVVPLIRCASDATLMRGWRVRGVPLVLSWLSAAFITALNGALLWQLATAA; from the coding sequence ATGAACACCGATCCTTTCGCGATGCGTCCCAACCGCCGCCGGCGTCTGCCGGGCGCGCCGACGCGTCCGGCGCACTGGTTCTCGTTCCTCGGCGCCGGCGCGCTGATCGCGGTCGGCTATATCGATCCCGGCAACTGGGCGACCGCGCTCGGCGCCGGCGCGAGCTACGGCTACCGCCTGCTCGGCATCGTGCTGCTGTCGAGCCTGATGGGGATGCTGATGCAATGGCTGTCGTCGCGCCTGGGCGTCGTGACCGGCCGTGATCTCGCGCAGCTGTGCCGCGAGCGCAATGGCCGCCGCGCGACGCTGTTCCTGTGGCTGACCAGCGAAGTCGCGATCATCGCCTGCGACGTCGCCGAGGTAGTCGGCAGCGCGGTCGCGTTGCAGTTGCTGCTCGGCGTGTCGCTGACGGTCGGGGTGCTGATGTCGGCGGTCTGCACGTTCGCGCTGCTCGCGCTCCAGCAGAAAGGCGGCCGCAGGCTGGAGGCGGTGATCGCCGCGCTGATCGGCTTCGTCGGCTTGTGCTTCGTCGTGCAGCTCGCACTCGCGCGGCCCGACTGGCACGCGGCGCTGGCCGGCGCCGCGCCGAGCCTGGAGCTGATCCGAAGCGCGGGCATGCTGTGGCTGGCGGCCGGCATCGTCGGTGCAACGGTCATGCCGCACAACCTGTATCTGCATTCGGCACTCGTCAAGCATCACGCGCCGGACGGCAGCGACGCGCAGATCAAGGTCGCGCTGCACGTCGTCAATCTCGATACCTTCGGCTCGCTCGCGTTCGCGTTCGTGATCAACGCGGCGCTGCTGATCGTCGCGGCCGCCGTGTTCTATGCGAGCGGGCACCGCGACGTGACCGACCTGGCCGATGCGCACCGGCTGATCGCGCCGCTCGTCGGTAGCCGCTGGGCCGGCATCCTGTTCGCGACGGCGCTGCTCGCGTGCGGCCTTAGCGCGACCGTCACCGGGACGCTGGCCGGTCAGACGGTGATGGAGGGCTTCCTGCGGCTGCGCTTGCCGCGCTGGAAACGCGCACTGCTCACGCGGGCGCTCGCGATCGGGCCGGCGCTGCTGGCGGTGGGCATGTTCGGCCAGCATGGCTCAAATCAGTTACTGGTCGCAAGCCAGGTCGTGCTGAGCCTGCAATTGCCGCTCGCGGTGGTGCCGCTGATCCGCTGTGCGTCGGATGCGACGCTGATGCGCGGCTGGCGCGTGCGCGGCGTGCCGCTCGTGCTGTCATGGCTGTCGGCGGCGTTCATCACCGCGCTCAATGGTGCGCTGTTGTGGCAACTGGCGACTGCGGCGTGA